In the Nerophis ophidion isolate RoL-2023_Sa linkage group LG19, RoL_Noph_v1.0, whole genome shotgun sequence genome, aaggaaaaactcaccccagtgggacgtcgaccatgatgactatgagaaaccttggagaggaccacatatgtgggcaaccccccctaggggaccgaaagcaatggatgtcgagcggatctaacatgatattgtgaaagtgcaatccatagtggaccaaacgtaaccgtgagaatcaagtccaaagtggatcccgTGAATTGCACGGCCTGAATATCAAGGTTGGAGGCTTTTAAAGTGTCAAATGTTAGCTGGGTAAGTGAACGCaccgtgtgagtgtgtgtgtgtgtgtgtgtgagtgctatCTGCTCGGCGTCTGCAGTAATTGCCTCCAGCGACGCTTTATTCGTCATCCATTAGCGAGAGAGAGCACAAGTGAGTCATATCTGGGAGATGCGAGAGTGTTGTTGTCGGACGGAgacaactttgtgtgtgtgtcttgtacGGTGTGTATCCGCCTCACTCCGCTAACGTTAGGTACATTTGTGTTACGACCCCCAGCACAACAATGGATGACTTCTACGACCAGCAGGTTCCGTTTGTCATGGTCCCGCCCAGCGTAAGTGACGCGTCTCACGCCCCCCCCCGCCCCCAGTCCATTGGCACGGTCAGCATTCACTTCTGACTTCttctcccccccctcccttgcagGAACCCGGCAGGGTTTTGAACGAGCGGAAGAGGAAGTTTGTGGACACTGAGCTGGCCCAGGACACGGAAGGTACGCAACGGACTTGACCACTAAGGCGAGGATTTCGACGCAGTGCCCTGATATTTTTCTGGGTCTTTCTGATTCGCAGAACTCTTCCAAGATCTCAGTCAGCTGCAGGATTTCTGGATCGCAGAAGGTGAGGAACGAGGGTTTCTACGGGTCTTCAAATGGATTTGTTGAAAATGAAAGCGGTTAAAAAAGCATTGAATGCGATGTCCACATTTTTGGGCGCCACCACATCTGGCAGCATCTGCTACCACTGcagaaaatggtaaatgggttatacttgtatagcgcttttctaccatcaaggtactcaaagctctttaacactatttccacattcacccattcacacactgatggtgggaactgccatgcaaggccctaactacaacacatcaggagcaatggtgaagtgtcttgctcaaggacacaacggacttgattAGGTTGGTaaaatgtggggattgaaccaggaaccctcaggttgctggcacggcccctctcccaactgcgccacgccgtcccccccaAAATACATTCTCAGATTAAACAGTTTCGTGAGCCAATTCTAATTCACTAGAGCACAGATGTCAAACTATCAATCTGCCCAGTCCTTTTATACCTGGAAATAATAGTGGATAAagtaatttatattttttcacTAAATGTGTACTTTGTTTCCATCGaaaaaattacaactttatcatcttatattgcaacaaatattatactGGCATAcgttccaaacattttttttcttaaaaaacaccaaaaaacttatGATATTCTTATGAattcaaagcaagttattcatgaaattgtacactgtaaaaagaaaaattaaaaaaacttgtCTGCTCAGTTGCCAGAACTTTACCGTAAAAATACCAACATTAGATTTTGTGGTAAAATGAAACCCAGTCATCAGAATTTTACCCTAAACTTTTGTACCGTTTTTCTGTTTGCAGTAACAGCCGTTGATTTTACAGTTAAGAAAATGTGGTACTGTTTTCCTATATACCCTAAAATGCTTTAAAACCTACGTATTTTTTACAGTgccatgcttttatttattttttacagcatattactgtaaaatgttaaaaaaacagtaccactttttggCACGctaaaaaactgtcagctcagctGCCAGAATTTTGACATGAATAGTAtggggttgttgttgtttttttgaatttacagtaatatactgtaaaaCAAAACCAGTAATATTTATTGTAAAATTCTGGCAGCAGAGCTGACAGTTtgttactgtaaaaaaaagtggattttcctctttttttttcattttacagtaatatgccgTAAAAGCACCATAAtaattatggtaaaattctggcagatgagctgacagttttttttaccataaaaaagtGGTACTGGTTTACAGtagtatgctgtaaaaaaaaaacactaacttatggtaaaattctgggaGCTGAGCCGgcaggtttgtttttttttactgaaaaaaaggTGGTGTTGTTATTTACGGTAATATGCaggaaaacacaaatatttatggtaaaattctggcataaATTACTTTACAAAAAAGTGGTACTGGCATAAATTACTTTACAAAAAAGTGGTACtgatttgtttgtgttttgttacTTTAATATGCTGTGAAAAAACAGTAatatttatggtaaaattctggtagCTGAACGGACAGTGTTTTGTTGTATAAAAAAGTggtactgcttttttttttttttaacagtagtaTGCTGTAAATCAAACACTAATATTTGTGGTAAAATTATGGCAGCTAAGCTTGCAGTTTTTTACTGTGCAAAAAAGTGGTACGGTTTGTTTTTAATTTACGGTAATATGCTGTGAAAAAGCACAAATATTATGGTAAAACTCTGGCAGGTAAGCGGGCAGTTTTTTACCGTACAAAGGTGTGGTTCTGGGGTTTttgtcaatttacagtaatgtgcagtaaaatagtaacatttatggtaaaattctgccaGCTGAGCCGACAGTTTTTTACCTTgaaatctagatttttttttcagtgtacgtgcaaaaataatcaaatgcatCGGCAATTGTGGAATAATTGCATGAGGCGACTCCttgtattttaatatttgtgtattattgactgttacaagcggccctctaagGGCAGTCATAACCAAGATgtgaaaataagtttgacaccctcGCACTAGAGTAACAGTTCATGTAAACTtttcaaaatattgacttacagTATACATACAGATGTAGTTTTGACTACATATTATAACTACCTGCAGTCAGTTCTAAGTAGCATTAAAAATGCATTCATTTAGATTTGTTAAAGCTGCTGATGCCCTATAAAATGCTGACTGGGAGCTCTGAGGTTGAACATTAACATGGTTGTGAAGTGTTTCTAACTTTTTGTGTTTTGTGTGGAGCAAAGTCCTGAATGTAGTGAAAATCTGCTGAGCGacaaattttttgttgttgttttgtgcgTTAACCTAGTTCCTCCATCTGTGTCATCCACAGCCCAGGTGCCGGACGACGAGCAGTTTGTTCCAGACTTCCAGTCGGATAGCTGTAAGTAGTCTTCCTTCATACCGGGGACGTGCGTCTGCTgtgttggaaaaaaaatagaTGATAACACCACATAAATATGAATATTTGTTCATTGAGCTGTTATAAACGCAGGTTCTCTACGGTTGCCGTCCTATGAAGTAAAAATGGCTGATTTTGCACATTTACCAATCAGTTGGTAACTAGGGATTGCCGATAGGGCCCCAAATCTATATTGCGACATATATTGGAGCCTCTTGTAAAAACAATACATATATTATATGGCATATAAATGATAATGGAACCATTTCATAACGGTTTACAAAGGCTGCATATGTACGCACTaacatattacatttttttttaaaacatcaaTCTACTTCATcaattattgttaatatctgattacttgCTGTTTGAATGtggctgttaaaatgtaataaaaacgtATTTTCTGTTCTAACAATACTTGACTTTAGCTTAGAGCAATACTACACATTTGCGTATCAGTGcaataccaaatagttacaggggCCGCATTggtcatatccatccatccatccatccattttctaccgcttgtcccgttcggggtcgcgtggggtcctggagcctatgtcagctttATCAATGTTCATAATTAGTCCGGTTTTCCCCTTAATGTATGTGAATGCAGCGCGCCGCCAGAGCATTTTTATTAcagccacaccttgaaaataggTGGGTTTTGttacttgaaaaaaaatttaagtatCGTCATATAATAAATTGTAGCCTCCAgaagaaatcacacaaagtccagggctatttttaacttttattaccaatcttatgataacaaacggCACAATTCTAACAGGTTTTAACTCCCGTGCAAGCACTTCCCCGGACACACAGAACACTTCCTTATTCTCCACCAGCCACTTTTCAGGCACAGACTGTTTACAAACATGGGATAAACTGACATCAAACCACAcgaacataaaacattaaaattagCTAGTTGTTACGGTaggaattgatatatatatatagcctattactTGCGctctattgacaagtgatgtaccaAAAACTTTACCACCAAAAAAAGACTGATCACCGAAAACCGCACTACCGAAACTGGATGTAAACAAAACGCAGGCCATTGTCTGGAACGTTGTCTGCATATCTGTGATGTGAACATAATTTTGATATATAATGCAGACATACCTGCATTATACACTGCACATCTACAAAATGTGAAAATATTAAAAggacagtggcggcttttaagaagagaaagtGAAACTAGAGTGACTGCGCCAAGCAAATGTGACGTCATGCTCGCTGCAGCCTCTTAAGTCAGGGACATGGAGGGACAGAAGTAGGGTTTCTAAACCCGACTACATTCGATAATGACACCAGAAGAAGATGCTACATTTGTTGCTAAGTGTTTTAATAAAGAAAAGTCATTAAAAGTCTGTAAACACTTGAAAAAATCTCAAAAAAGTACCTtgtacaaaaagcagcaacaattgaaaatatggcaaaacaataacaaatgttaaaaataattaatgaaaACAGAGTATTAAATGtaggtaaatatattttttgcttttttaaataaaaaaaataaaaaaatcacatcgGAAATTACTTGATGTTATTGAGACCAAGGCCCCACCACAACAGGTATGTTGGCAGTTTAGGGAAAACCCTCTAAAGTGGTTAATTAAATAATTACAATTGTGATAACTGCAATCCGACAATATCACTTATCATTAAAATTTCCCTTTATTCTGTttcatttcattaaaaaaaaatgtatactaaagtcaatagtgcaaaaaaataaaacaaaagcaaaaacactATGGTCTCTTATATcccgagtttgtaaacaataaaaaaacgacCAAAAACTATTTTGTGTAGTATCAACCTTATATTGATAGTATGCTTGGTATTGTTGCTGTCAATATTTATATCGATCCGCCCACTCAGGTTTACTTTCAAgagcttagcggttagctatgCCTTTCTGTATCCGTCTATGGTGTATAgggtagcatgtttagctactccttgtcctccaatgataatggtacgtacaggactgtctcagaaaattaaaatattgtgataaagtcctttatttaatgtaatgcaactaaaaacatgaaaatgtcatacattctggattcattacacattaactgaaatattgcaagccttttattattttaatattgctgattatggtatacagcttaagaaaactcaaaaatcctatctcaaaaaatttgaatatttcctcagaccaagtaaaaaaaaaagatttataacagcaaaacaaaatcaaacatttgaaaatgtaaattaatgcactaagtacttggttgggaatccttttgcacggattactgcatcaatacggcgtggcatggaggcaatcggcctgtggcattgctgaggggttatggatgcccaggatgcttcaatagcggcctttagctcatttgcattattgggcctggtgtctttcagcttcttcttcacaataacccacaaattctctatgaggttcaggtcaggggagttggcaggccaatggaggacagtaatgccatggtcagtacaccagttactggtggttttggcactgtggacaggtgccagttcatgctggaaaatgaaatcatcatctccatagagcttttcaacagatacagcttcaatagccgtattcccatggtcaagccactcctgaactctagacaacggaagttccgtcagtcagcaatggtttggggagccatgtcagctgctggttttggtccactgtgtttcatcaagtccagagtcaatgcagctgtgtacatgcttccatctgttgtaaagtaCTGAGTGCATaaattgacattttaaaatgtttggttttgttgtcataaatctttttttacttggtctgagaaaatattcaatttttttgagataggatttttgagttttcttaagctgtatgccataatcaccaatattaaaataataaaaggcttgcaatatttcagttgatgtgtaatgaatccagaaggtatgacattttcatgtttttagttgcattacagaaaataaaggactttatcacaatattcaaattttctgagacagtcctataTAAGAAACAGTTTATTGATGATTAGGGATTCAGAAGCTACAATGTAAAGGGACCTTAGCCGCTAACatgtattatattataataatttAGTATTACTGTATGTATTACAACTGCTTCGAGCACATTTCAAGTTTGTAAAAAGTCTTTGCCTCGCTGTACGTCACTGCCGCTTCCTAAATGGGAGGTTTTTAACGTTCCTATTCTGCAAGTGAAGCTAACTCAAGTCGAGGTCACTCCTCCTTTGTTCGAATGTCTTAATCCCGACGAGGACACACACCATCCTTTGTGCTCGGAAGTCCGCTTTGAGGCTCATGTGCGCCCACTCTCTCCCTCTCCACCATTTTGAGTTTAATCAGCCGATTGGCATGGGGCGTCACATGAGCCAAACCTCCTAATCTAATTTCACACTTTCCCGCACCCGGTCTAGATTACAGCAGAAAGGGCTGTCTCTCGCCCCGATCACCACAAATAGTAATtatgtgtacatacagtatgtatatgtctgGAGGATGCTAGCGTGTGGTTGTCTTCATCAGGGACGTGTGCCTGTCATTCACCAAGGCTGCACTGAGTCTGTGGTGCAGCCGTCATGGCCGCCGCATTAGTAAAGGGAGTTTGATTATCTGAGAGTGCGATGAAGGACTTGCTGACAGTGGTGGCCGTTGCCAGGCTGCAAGCTTCCTCGCTCTCGCTTTCACGCGTATACAAAGCCAGATTTGAAGATGAGACACTGGCTTGatgtacaaaacagaaaagtacTGACACACAACCCTAGTTCTTCATCTTGACtcaaattattcattttagcaaaACTTCTTCCATCTTAGTACGCAGTCACTTATCTCCACGTACCTCCGACCAGCTGAATGACATCAACACAGGAATTTTGTTGTCGATTGACGTTTGATGTAGGTGTTTGATGTAGGTGTTTGACATAGGTGAAGTTGTTTGATATCGGTATTTGACGTCAATGTAGGTGTTTGACGTCAACGTAGGTGTTTGACGTCAACGTAGGTGTTTGACGTCAACGTAGGTGTTTGACGTCAACGTAGGTGTTTGACGTCAACGTAGGTGTTTGACGTCAACGTAGGTGTTTGACGTCAACGTAGGTGTTTGACGTCAACGTAGGTGTTTGCCGTCTACGTCGGCGTTTGACGTAGGTGCTTGACGTTGGTGTAGGTGCTTGACATCGCCGTAGGTGCTTGACGTCGGCGTAGGTGCTTGACGTCTAGTAAGTTCAAATTTGCAATTCAGAACACTTTTCGAACAGAACCATTTTTTTATAGAAATAACTTCCTAAATTCAGTGTCAACTAAAGGGGCACTTGTttcaagaggaactgcacttttatttttCGCCCATCGTTCACTATCATGAGAGTGAAGAAGACATAaggtgttttggggtttttttgcattctaatttgtaacaaTTGGCTCATtattggtggctagcaatgcagctaacgggagcaatccattctgcctctaaatcagtttaaaaatgcattaaaaaaacgccaacaatacttcatttacgttccttAACCAGTATAATAACCAAGATGTAGCGACCTTGTTATTGTATGAGCGAATTCTGAGGAAttttttttctagcgtagtaacacgtCAAAATGCTACGGCTTTAGCCATGAGCTAGCTACTCGTCAACAGCTAAATGGCTTTTGAATGTGTAATGCACAACAAGATCCGATAAGACAAACCAATCTGAACTGAATGAAAAAGATGAACACATATATtaaagtatctgtaaagtattagcccttatttcatgttttgttcatACACAAGTTTGACAGTGTATATACTGTAGTAGTAATAACAAACATGACGTGTTGCCTGTATGATTAATATTATAGTGACCcacttgatggacagttgtctgtttggtcgaGCCGGCCAAGGAAAttttttccagttgattttggaaAAAAACGCCATTAATATCGGCAAAGCTTGGCTCCAAGCTCCACGTTTTCAGCGTCAAGTCACGCTGACCTCAGTCTCGGCTTCCTTCTGTTCCAATGTTTCACTCTCTGTTTGTGCTCGCTTTATAtaaccagcagttcatcctcagtatattcagcttcagaaagataaggttgtgaatcctcatttgttcaaAAACAATTGtctttgttgtctattaccaagttTGCCAAGATTAGAACACACATGCATTGATTTTAtaagtagaaacacacatttgttgcaggaAGTCGGAAGTGTGTTGCTATGGGAACGGAAATAAATCCGTTGAGGAAATAAGTTCCAGCATtgcttaaaattaccaaaatatggtaaatgttgtacatattacatattatgaatgtctgttactacatttataAATACtatgtacttgcagtgtgtatataaaaccttgatggagggttttgaagttgttttagaaggCATTGAaagctacaatggtgactcctaTTAGCCACAGCTTGCAAgtatttttttatcatctttagaatTCTTAAAAAGAGACATTaggaaaaattctaaaaaaaaaagtgcagttcccctttaataagagAAATAACATGGTGGATTCGATGGGTCGTTTGACATGGACAGTGTGTCGACAATCTCCTGGTTGTAGATTCAACTGCACTTAAACTGTGGGAGTTTTGTGACTATCAGGTTTACTTCCTGGTGGGAGAAAAGGTGACATGTTCAGGTACTTTTGTGCGTGTAGTTGGAGCACGGGGCTGCATGTCTGAATAGCATACGAATGCTTTGCATCATTTAGGTTGCAAGAAAGCTCTTTTCCCCAACATTAAACATGAAGAGTGTACACTCAGCCTTTGTTTGATCATCTGTGCTCCACCGACCCCTTTCATCGTCTACTCGCCTCCCTTGCTGCTCACTATCTAGTTTCTTCCCTGCTATTATGCAGGGCATTGGAACCCGCAGTCAGCCACGGGTTTATGTCTGTCCTAATAGGATCCAGACGTGAGGTTTGATGGATTTTGTGTGTCTGGTGCAGTTTGTGTCACGGCGACAATAGCAGCCGTGGTTGAGGCGGTATGATACATGACTGGTAAGTGGTCAGATGAGGGAATGCATACATTGTCCAAGCATCATTTTACTCCCCCGAAAGTGATTAAGACAACGGTTGCACTTCTACGGCTTCAATTACAAAGTGTCGGAAGTATCTGAACTTCATCTTATATTTTTCTTTCCCCTTTGCCCAGTGATGTTCCATGGCCCACCACCGACCAAGATCAAGCGTGAGCTGACAGCCTCCAAAGAGCTTTCCCCCTGCCACCAGAACAGGAGTCCCATGCCGTACGAAGAGAAGTGCCTTTACATCAACAGGTACAAGATGGTTGCTGCTATTTTAGGAATTGTTGGATTCCTAACTGCGTGTTCCTCAAACTCAGTGCCTGCGACGGGAAGTCCACCCCCACGTTCAAGCCGTTAACCCCTCCCTCCACGCCGGTGTCTCCATGTGGCCCAGCAGGAGCGCATCGCCTCAGTGAGCAGAGTCCTCCTCGCCCAAATGTAGCCAGCTTGCCCGCTGGACCGCGTCCGGTTCATGTTCAGCGACAACAGCATCCCCACCCACAGAGCACAGGCCCACGCAACCAGCCGGCACATCCGGTCCACAGCCCGTCATTCGCCGTGCCGTGTGCGCCGATCGGCCAAGATGCCAACAACTTCACGCCAGAGCACAGGTGAGCATTTCTTTTTAGGTAAACCAAGAGTAGCGGATGCTGGCTAGTACTGCACTGCTCGAATAATTCACAGAGAAAGTGTGGAAGTGGGTTCAAGTCAGCGTTATGTGAGACTATGTCGACACGTCTGTGACAATGTTGTGATCTGGGATCTGTTACTTTCTCCCACTATCCTCAGGTTCCAGCGGCAGATGTCTGAGCCATCTCTACATTTCCCCCCATCAGACAGTCAGCTGCACACCCACTTCCTTCCCCAGGCACCCAGCAGCAACCGGAACAGTCGACCACACGAGGGCCGCCCCCTGTACCACCGGCAAATGTCCGAACCCTTGGTCGCTGCCTCCCCTCACGGTTTTAAACAGGAACTCATTGACCCAAGATACACTGAGCACGGCGTCCCCAACCCTCCAGCTCCCCCACGCCAGTCTGGGTGCCACCTGATGGACATCAAGCAGGAGCCCCGCGATTTCTGCTTCGATTCCGGTAAGTGACGTCTTACAATTGGTTCATTGAGCCAGGTACTGTGCAGCTGGCCCGAGGTAGGGAATGTGCACATCCTATTTGTTCAGGCGTCTGACATTTTAGTGCAAGTTTTAGCACTTAGCAGAGGCACGGCAGCACAGGTACTCCTTTCACTCTCGCACTGTCCGACTTTAATCTAAACGTTCCTCCCGAGTCACGCCAGTCAAGTAAAAGTGGGTCTTTCAGCTCAGCGTAAGCCTCCAAGGGCAAAAAGTAAATGGGTCACTCACTCAGGTGGCTAGAAGCTCCTCACTGAGCCTACCTGGAATAGATTGAGTCCAGAAATCCTCAGAGGACTTGGTGGCCTGTAAGGTAGTTGATCATAAAAGACAGGGAGTCAAACATTTTCCAGTCTACCTTTTTTTTAGTGGAGGAAAAAAAACCTTCAAGCAATGATGAAAGAGAATGTGGTCACATGGTACAAATCAAACAAGCTACTGGCTGTTGTCCTTCTGACGCCCACACAGCCAGCTGTTCTCCCTGCTCCACAATATTATGTCCTCTTCTCCTGAAACGCTGTAACTTTGGCTGGGGGAAAAGCCAACAACGTCATGTACTCTCATTCCTTTTCTGCACTGGCTGGCCTGGTGGTGATGTAATGACAAATCCTCTTAGGTTCTTATGGCCTTTAAGTACCTACGTCACAGGGGGCTATCATCTGGAGCTGGGCAGAGGATGTCCACGTCAGGGATACTAGCTTGAACTGCAACCAAAAAGCAGAGATTTACAGCATCGTTTGTCTTTCCTTGCGTCCACGTTCGAGTCTCGCTCAAGGTTGATCTCTGTCAATCTTATCAGGTGACAGCCCACTGAATGAGGCACAGTGGAATTGCGGATGGCATGCAGAAAAAATGGAAACCAGGCCCTGAAGCCCCCAGAGGGGACAGTCGCTGTAACTTGATTATCATTGAGATTTAACACAGCAGCCATAGTGCTAATCCTGTTTAAAGGCTTGCAGAGCGTGAGTGGGCAGTGCAGTGCTACTTGGATCTGgaacactcgtgtgtgtgtgcggtAGGGGTGGGGGCAGTTGCCGCTTAATATGACCCAGTAGTGAGACAGTAAAGCCGCCATCATTACCAAGGCACTGATCTTTATCAACATGAAGCCAATCCCGCAAATCAAAGATGCTATTTCAAGTATCTTTATGCGCACAAGTCCAAATATATCTATCAGCTGCGAGGTGGATTTTGATGTGAAGCACATTTGACATGACAGAAAAGGCTGGGCTGTCTCTGGTCTAAAATTATACTTCCACCGTCTTTGTTTTGCAGAGGTGCCCAACTGTCACTCATCATTCGGGAGAGCGGGGAGCTTCTACCAAAATAACCATGAAAGTACGTTTTTGTTTCTCTCTCTCATATCTGGCGGGTTACAGGTGTTTTCGTCGGCAAGGCATTTGTGGCCCTTGAGTCGAAATCAGGACAAGTGACTGGCATGTTGGAGAGGGGCGGTCAGCAGGATTTTTAACGAGCAGTCACTGCTAGTGATGTTGCTGCTATTAGCAACCGAACCTGAACTCAAAACACTGATACCTCAAACCAGCCatgcccattgaaattaattgaaatccaTTTAATTCGTGCATGGGCCTCCAAAAAAAGGCCCTTTTAATGTATAACATGCTTTTCAAAAAGaaaactaacttttagataataaatattgtttaaaaatcataCAATAGCATTTACTACAAACTACAGTAGTTTTGtgaaataatgtaatatttaGCATTTACCTTGGCGAGCAAACTTTTGTAGGTATCTCCCATAAGCTGTTTCGCTGTCCTGTAACAATAAAAATGAACTGTTGGTTAGAAATCGGATAGACTTTATCCCACAAGCGGGAAAATATGTGAAAAGCACCAAAAAGCAGCACAGAAGTCGCAAAAGTGCCACTCCTTTTGCGCAGTCCTGAAGGCAAAAATGGAAACACAAGAGCACATagctcctgcaaccagcagccactTCAGCAACGCCATCTTGGTGTGACGGACCATAGGTCAGAGTTGACAGCAAGCTGTGTTTGCGTACCACATTTAATGCTTGATTGTCAGTCATTGAGTCAGGACAAGACAGACCAAACTGAAACACTTCAAACACTGCAGAATCTCCACATTTCATGGATAAACTGTCTTTTTGGATATTTTTGGCTGCATGCCCCCGAGGCCGGCTGCGGTTTTTGTGATGCGGACTGACGGTGCTGTCGTCGGGCTGATTTTACCTGTCGGCTAACCAGTAGGACATGTTTTTAATGGATTGTTTGATTCGGTCATTCACTTCTTCTCCTTCGCAATAACTTTCTCAGTTGCCGtggcaagatttttttttatctctggCTGTGGGCTGTACACAATTACTTTTTCTACAAACTATGAGGAGgattgcaacttaaagcataacaaaaagcaGAACGACATCTGGTATCTCAAAATACTCATAAGTTGGGAGAcacgtaagttgaggtaccactgtactcaCAATAAACCTATTTTCTTTCAGGCTTCTCCTTCGACAGAGATCCTCAACTCTACTTTGACGATACCTGCGTCGTACCTGAAAGATTAGAAGGTGAATTTGTTGGACTCGTCTATTATAGAATCCTCCATGTCAAGTTGACACCAGATGGTCTCACCACACTGTGGCCGTGGCGCGGTGTCCATTGAGCACCCAAATTCATCCTTTTTCTTCTCAAACTGATTAGGTAAAGTGAAGCAGGAGCCGTCCATCTATCGAGACGGACCCCCCTACCAGCGCCGCGGCTCCCTACAGCTCTGGCAGTTCTTGGTCACTTTGCTAGACGACCCGGCCAACGGCCACTTTATCGCCTGGACTGGTCGGGGAATGGAGTTCAAGCTCATCGAGCCAGAGGAGGTTAGTCACTTGGCCGCTGCTCTTTTCATGTGAAAGACAAAAGTATAGATCCAGTTTGTAACGTTCATCTCTGAAGGTGGCTCGCCGCTGGGGGATCCAAAAGAACAGACCAGCTATGAACTACGACAAGCTTAGTCGCTCTCTTCGTTACTACTACGAGAAGGGCATCATGCAGAAGGTAAAGGCAGGTTAACCTTTTTTCCGTTTCTTTTGAAGTGTCCTCAATAGCACCTGTCTTGAGTGATATTTTAAGAGGCAAACCTTT is a window encoding:
- the LOC133538127 gene encoding ETS translocation variant 5-like isoform X3, whose amino-acid sequence is MDDFYDQQVPFVMVPPSEPGRVLNERKRKFVDTELAQDTEELFQDLSQLQDFWIAEAQVPDDEQFVPDFQSDSLMFHGPPPTKIKRELTASKELSPCHQNRSPMPYEEKCLYINSACDGKSTPTFKPLTPPSTPVSPCGPAGAHRLSEQSPPRPNVASLPAGPRPVHVQRQQHPHPQSTGPRNQPAHPVHSPSFAVPCAPIGQDANNFTPEHRFQRQMSEPSLHFPPSDSQLHTHFLPQAPSSNRNSRPHEGRPLYHRQMSEPLVAASPHGFKQELIDPRYTEHGVPNPPAPPRQSGCHLMDIKQEPRDFCFDSGFSFDRDPQLYFDDTCVVPERLEGKVKQEPSIYRDGPPYQRRGSLQLWQFLVTLLDDPANGHFIAWTGRGMEFKLIEPEEVARRWGIQKNRPAMNYDKLSRSLRYYYEKGIMQKVKVAGERYVYKFVCDPEALFSMAFPDNQRPNLKADLDGLPGLDEDTVPLTHYEENTPYLLDSGEHCLASLPFVDGCGY